Genomic segment of Synchiropus splendidus isolate RoL2022-P1 chromosome 4, RoL_Sspl_1.0, whole genome shotgun sequence:
AGAAGGAAGCGATTTAACTGCAGGGATCAAAGGTTAACACCACAGGCACGCACATCAGGAACTCACTTTTATTACAGAAAATTCCCTATTTTTTGGGGGTTAACCTGATACCAGCCCAAGTGCCTCATACTGTGGTGTTCCACTGGTACCACTTAATGGCTCCGTGGGGTCTTCCACCTCCACTATACATCAATGATTACTGAATTGGGATCTGATTAGAGAGGAGCAGTGCTGCgatgtgttttgtttggtcagaaaataaaaacctaTTTGCTAAtcaaattgaaaattaaaaagcaatttGGCACGTGGAAATATCAAACTCAGACAATCACTCGACTTGATTGATTGATGAATGTATTCGATGACTTTGTAGCGTCACACAGGAGTGTTCACATCTTTTTACATGGTCATTTAAGGACTTTGGTGTCAAGGAAGGACAAGTAAAGCTACTTTTGCTGTCTCACAtcgaaaatgatttatttatatcaaaGCACGACTCTGTCAACTGGAGTAAGATGGCCTTTTTTCTTACATTTAAGCTcattgtgatgtatttattttttacatataaATTCTCTGGATTTCAACGATTCATTTAGTTGAcgtttttaaatgtgaaaattatTATGTGACATTTGAAGCTATCAATCAGATTAGATTCTACTGTTTTACTAGTTTTGACTGATTTATTTAGTATAAAACAATGATCACTATGTTACTCGAGTAttaaattcttttttaaatattagctgcagctgcagcaaagATTTACCTGCACAAGCTGCAGGAGATATCTCAGCACGTCATCATCCTCCAAGGTCTCCAGCTTCCTCACAGCCAGGGAGCGAACGCGAGCGTCAGAGAAGTGACAGTCCAGCAGCTGCATAGCCAAGCCCACGTCCCGACCACTGCAGATCAGACAGAAAGGTCATTCGAAGTCACGCCTCAGAGCCACACAGCACAGATCCTACCTGCTGTCCCACACACTGCTGCGCTCCAACAATCGGTGTGTCGCCAGCACGTCCTCCTGCTTCCCCCACCTGACCGAGCTCAGCAGCTTTGGATACGCCCTGATGTGAGGGACAACTTTGTTAACAAATGTAACTACAGCTGTGTAAGGACAGGAACAGACCTGGGGTCTTTCATGCACTCGTGTCTGAAGTGCCACAGCAGCTCCTTGTCCTCGGGACTCAGTGGGTGAAGAGGATCCGTCGCCACAATGGCTTCAAACTGCTTCTTCAGATGGTTGGGCATCTCTCTCTGCCCTCTCTCACGACCCTCGACATCTTCACCTGCGGAGTCCCGGTCCCTGCTCTTGGGCAGCACCACCGGGTAACAGTAGGTGTCCAGTAAGATGGCGACTGCCATGGATGTCGTCTTGTCCGGGTTGGTGGCCGACGTGAGCTTGTCTGcgttgatgctgctgctggtgctgctctcttcactcttcTCTGGCATCTTCCACATGTGGAGGACGAACTCGCCCTGCCGCAGGAGGGAGCGATGGTCGATCAGCAGAAGGTTCACATAGTACAGCAGGCGGCTCTTCgacttccctgcaaaaataaaCCACTGCCTCATCAAACAGCTTTAAAAGGTTtcaaaacagtttaaaaaagttgtttttactGAACCATTCCACTTGGgaactgttttctgtttgtctcaGGAACATGTACAGTACATGATGAGGCTGAAACAGTGACCATCTACTGCATGAACTTACCTTCATGGttgcctcctgctgctgccatgTGGTCTTGAGAGGAACCTCCTTTGGAGTTGGGAGTGGGTGACTGTTTCCTGCAGACCACCTATAGGTTAGATAGGATGCACATGAGTGCACGAAGAcggaaacaaacatttatttcagaaaaaacCCTTCTGTTTTGACCTGAAAGAAAGTGATTTAATATTATTCATTCAACAGCAACTTAATTatagtcagaaaaaaaaggacaattgCCTGCAAGTTGAGGCGAGCTCCTTTCGGCAGGTCCTTAATTTTGATGTTAAACTCCAGCCAGCAGTTCCACAACACTTCCTCGTTGAAGGTTTTTGATGATGTTCTCTCCTAGTGGAGAACAAATCATAGTATCCATGACATGACAGTACAGGAACTTCAGGTTTACATCACTCAGAAAATAGCTCTCTAGAGCCCTTCAAATACCTAAAACTCAGAAATCAAAGTGAAGATACCAAAGCCATGGTCAGAAGAGGAACAAGACAGGTGAAATAGGCCAGTCTACTCACTACACAACCATCACTCATGGTCTGACTCTCATCACCTCATCTCTACACCTACCTGAGCGAGCAGCTGCTGGCTGTGGAAGATGCTGGCCTCAATGAAAACCACATAATCGGGGATTTTGGGTAGGGAGGGGATGTCTATTCCCAAAATCTTCACTCTGAACTTCCTGTTGCAGTCCCACATGGAGATGGTGAAGACACGCTCGTGATCTTTCTCATCGATGGTGAGCTGCTCGTGAGTacctggatggatgaatgagcgAGTATTAGGATGGATGTTGAATACATGGAGATGGCCGCGGCACACCACATCACCTGCCACCCCGGTACAATCATCCACCTGAGCCCAGTCTTCTTCATGTACATGGTCCAGTTGAGGGTCTGGTGGTGTCTCCAGAACCAAGTGGATCTCCTCCCCGTTCTTCAGACATTGGCGTATCCAGTTGAAGTTCTGCAGAGGTTTCTCTCCATACAGGAACTCGTCTCTGTagagaaacaaccccaaattcATTATAAATACCATCATTTTAGTATTTCATCATTTAACTAACCTGCCACACACACGAAGAACGAAGTCTGTATCAGTCATGTGGTCTGGAATGCCCAGAAGAACTCGCTTGTTGGTTGTTTTGCTAAAAAAGCTTGACAGAACCTGcatcagagggaaaaaaattgaATATTTGAACCATCAGTAATGGGGTGGATGTAGGTGTTACCTGAGCTGGGGTGTCATCGATGGAGACCTTGAGGGTCTGACTGGACGTGCCGGTGTGGATCGCCACCAGGATGTGGCCGTTACTGACCTGAGAGTCATAAATGAACATGTCATAAGCACACTTTGGTGAGTCAGGAGATGGAGCAGACCTGATGGAATAGTAGTGGAAGTGGAAGAGATAGCGACTCCCACCTTGCTCAGTAGCGGCTCACGCAGTGGCTTGCGGGTCACCCAGGGGTCCATGGAGTAGAGTTTCAGATCTCTGTCCATCAGCTCGAGGCGCCGTGGCGTCAGCAGCTTCCTGCGAGTGAATTCCAGTTCGTCGTCGTGTACGTTGCTCACATCAGTCACGTCGTAGCCAATCAGGTAGTTGAGGTAGCGCTGGTACTGCAGCGACTCGTCCGACGGCGCCAGGCGAGGAACCAGTCTGATTCTGCCAACGTCTTTTTTCAGAGCTGTACGGCAAAAACAGTGCCAGCGTCACTCACCTCTAAGCTGTTAGTGTGTATGCAGCCCTCCGACCAGGTGTCCTGCCATAGGCCGGCAACATGTCCCTCAGTGGAACAACTTGGACAGGCCTCAAGTCCATTGCAGGACAAAAATAGTAGTTCAAATACAATTACTATTACTAAATCCAGCGAGACTCCAGATTGTTATTCCATAACGTTCTGTTAACGCCATAGACAACACAAATGTATGACCGAAATACTGcactaaaaaatgaaaaaacagaaaacaaaatgtggactgCTTTTCTAGTGACAATGTGTCTGACACTAATGTGTTAGACTAAGAATTACGGTGACATTACACAAAATAATCCGATAGTAATATGTGTTGTATGAGTAGATTCATTTCTACCACATTGGGGAAATTGAACAGTATGGTGCAGTGCCATAAGAGTATACTTCATTGTGTGTAATTATTACATTGTTATACGCTACCTTTCCAGTAGCGGATGCAGTCCAGCGTCTGGAAGACCTGGTGTTTGTCATAGATCTCACACATGTTGCCTTTCTTCTGGTAGAGCAGGATGCAGTGGTCCGGTGAGAGGCGCTGGTAGAAGTCTGGGCAGGCGCTGGAAGTCATGGCTTTCATCCACACCTGAGCTTTCACCTGGCCGTCAAGATCACAGCATTTATTGctttatgtaaaataaaagagaaCTGCAGGACTGAAGTACCTGCTCTACCGTCCAGTTTCCAGCCACATCCAGCTTGATATTTTCCAAGGTacctccacatggagagacGACTGGGAGGACAAACTCCACAGTGATTTGGTCCATAGAGCTGCGTGAAGACGAGGTGATGGCTTTCTTTCTTCTCCGGCGTCGCACGTCTGGCAACACAACTCTTTCTTCGTCACTCAACTGCTGTGTGTCCATCACCTAGCTGCATCCAGAGTCCAAAACACACCTCATATCTGAAATGcatattttcatcttcagttTTGTATCTCATCATCAGTCACTAAAATCCTAATGATGAAATGTGGATTTTGATTACGTTTAAAATCCATAGACACAAATGTACGAGTACTAGTAATTGTAACTGATAAAAGTACATTTATTAACATTGAAATGACCGCAAGTCTTTCTAAATTCTCAAACGTTCTTGAGTATAGAATGAGCTGAGGCAAGTGTTGCATTAGCAGGAATTTCATTATAAGTCGGCTGACAATTCAATATAAGTGGGAGGACATAAGgagacatattttatttaattaaatgttaatttaaattaaatgttaacATAATTCACAGACACTG
This window contains:
- the pik3cg gene encoding phosphatidylinositol 4,5-bisphosphate 3-kinase catalytic subunit gamma isoform, which codes for MDTQQLSDEERVVLPDVRRRRRKKAITSSSRSSMDQITVEFVLPVVSPCGGTLENIKLDVAGNWTVEQVKAQVWMKAMTSSACPDFYQRLSPDHCILLYQKKGNMCEIYDKHQVFQTLDCIRYWKALKKDVGRIRLVPRLAPSDESLQYQRYLNYLIGYDVTDVSNVHDDELEFTRRKLLTPRRLELMDRDLKLYSMDPWVTRKPLREPLLSKVSNGHILVAIHTGTSSQTLKVSIDDTPAQVLSSFFSKTTNKRVLLGIPDHMTDTDFVLRVCGRDEFLYGEKPLQNFNWIRQCLKNGEEIHLVLETPPDPQLDHVHEEDWAQVDDCTGVAGTHEQLTIDEKDHERVFTISMWDCNRKFRVKILGIDIPSLPKIPDYVVFIEASIFHSQQLLAQERTSSKTFNEEVLWNCWLEFNIKIKDLPKGARLNLQVVCRKQSPTPNSKGGSSQDHMAAAGGNHEGKSKSRLLYYVNLLLIDHRSLLRQGEFVLHMWKMPEKSEESSTSSSINADKLTSATNPDKTTSMAVAILLDTYCYPVVLPKSRDRDSAGEDVEGRERGQREMPNHLKKQFEAIVATDPLHPLSPEDKELLWHFRHECMKDPRAYPKLLSSVRWGKQEDVLATHRLLERSSVWDSSGRDVGLAMQLLDCHFSDARVRSLAVRKLETLEDDDVLRYLLQLVQAVKFEPYHDSALVRFLLKRALRSKRIGHFLFWFLRSEIAQSMHYQQRYAVLLEAYLRGCGQAMLQDFGKQVEITEALQKVTREIKTVSAEKYDVTAQVVCQLRQKLEALQSSGLPESFRVPYDPGLRAGALLIDQCNVMASKKKPLWLQFKRADPTTLSRDPIGIIFKDGDDLRQDMLILQILRIMESIWETESLDLRLLPYGCISTGNRIGMIEIVKDATTIANIQQSVMGSTGAFKDEILNQWLRDKCVSEDKFQQAVERFLFSCGGYCVATYVLGIGDRHNDNIMITESGNLFHIDFGHILGNYKSFMGISKEWVPFVLTPDFLFVMGTSGKKSSAHFQKFQDVCVKAYLALRHHTNLLIILFSMMLMTGMPQLTSKEDIEYIREALTVGRSEDEAQRHLLDQIEICREKGWMVQINWFVHLVLGSKQGGEKRST